One Polaribacter sp. KT25b DNA segment encodes these proteins:
- a CDS encoding ABC transporter ATP-binding protein — MQHYKESSKDKKKPKVTLKQAFKTIIWPRRNLVFLGLILIIIRSLSGFVLPLQSKVLLDEVVPNKDYNQLYTLIAIVIGAISVQAITSFLLTKVLSIQAQYLISELRAEVQKKVLTLPISFFDNTKSGALVSRIMSDVEGVRNLIGTGLVQLIGGSFTAILTLVILLKMNVWMTLFTFVPLSVFGLIALKSFKYIRPIFRARGKINAEVKGRLTETLGGIRVIKAFNAEEQESKIFEKGVADIFINVKKSMTATAIMTSSSTFLIGLATTGVLGIGGYYMVQGTMTSGDLFKFTTLLAFMVAPIVQMSNIGSQLTEALAGLDRTEELMNMPAEEDDEERTITLNKIKGEIIFDDVSFEYEEGKEVLNNINFDVPAGSVTALVGSSGSGKSTIAGLSATFLNPKSGTITIDNKDVSKVKLSSYRKNLGVVLQDEFLFEGTIRENILFPRPNATEEELQNAVNAAYVNEFTDRFDDGLDTLIGERGVKLSGGQRQRLAIARAILADPKIIILDEATSSLDTESESLIQKSLSELVKDRTTIVIAHRLSTIKQADQILVIEAGSIAERGTHDELIAKKGRYFDLYTYQSKI, encoded by the coding sequence ATGCAACATTATAAAGAATCATCAAAAGATAAAAAGAAACCAAAAGTAACTTTAAAACAAGCTTTTAAAACCATTATTTGGCCAAGAAGAAATCTTGTTTTTTTAGGTTTAATTCTAATAATTATCAGAAGTTTATCTGGTTTTGTGCTTCCATTGCAAAGTAAAGTATTGTTAGATGAGGTTGTGCCAAATAAAGATTATAATCAATTATATACTTTAATAGCTATCGTTATTGGGGCTATTTCTGTACAAGCAATCACCTCTTTTTTATTAACAAAAGTATTAAGTATTCAAGCACAATATTTAATATCAGAATTAAGAGCAGAAGTTCAAAAAAAGGTATTAACATTACCTATCAGCTTTTTTGATAATACAAAATCTGGAGCTTTAGTTTCTAGAATTATGAGCGATGTAGAAGGAGTTAGAAACTTAATTGGTACAGGTTTAGTACAACTAATTGGTGGTTCTTTTACGGCAATTCTAACGTTGGTTATTTTGCTAAAAATGAATGTTTGGATGACGCTTTTTACTTTTGTGCCTTTATCAGTTTTTGGATTGATTGCCTTAAAATCTTTCAAATACATTAGACCAATTTTTAGAGCAAGAGGTAAAATTAATGCAGAGGTAAAAGGACGTTTAACAGAAACTTTAGGTGGAATTCGAGTTATAAAAGCCTTTAATGCAGAAGAACAAGAAAGTAAAATATTTGAAAAAGGTGTTGCCGATATTTTTATAAATGTTAAAAAAAGTATGACAGCAACTGCAATAATGACAAGCTCATCTACTTTTTTAATTGGTTTAGCAACAACTGGCGTTTTAGGAATTGGAGGTTATTATATGGTACAAGGAACGATGACTTCAGGAGATCTGTTTAAATTTACAACATTATTAGCTTTTATGGTTGCGCCAATTGTACAAATGAGTAATATTGGTAGCCAATTAACAGAAGCATTAGCAGGTTTAGATAGAACAGAAGAGTTAATGAACATGCCTGCAGAAGAAGATGATGAAGAAAGAACAATTACATTAAATAAGATAAAAGGAGAAATTATTTTTGATGATGTTTCTTTTGAGTACGAAGAAGGAAAAGAAGTGTTGAACAATATTAATTTTGATGTTCCTGCAGGTTCTGTAACTGCGTTGGTTGGTAGTTCTGGTTCAGGTAAATCTACAATTGCAGGTTTATCTGCAACTTTTTTAAACCCTAAATCTGGTACTATTACTATTGATAATAAAGATGTGTCAAAAGTAAAATTATCTAGTTATCGTAAAAATTTAGGAGTTGTTTTACAAGATGAATTTTTGTTTGAAGGAACAATTAGAGAAAATATTTTATTCCCAAGACCAAATGCTACGGAAGAAGAATTACAAAATGCTGTAAATGCTGCTTACGTAAATGAATTTACAGATCGTTTTGATGATGGGTTAGATACATTAATAGGAGAAAGAGGCGTAAAACTTTCTGGAGGTCAAAGACAACGTTTGGCAATTGCAAGGGCAATTTTAGCAGATCCAAAAATTATTATTTTAGATGAAGCAACCTCTAGTTTAGATACAGAAAGTGAATCGTTAATTCAAAAAAGTTTATCAGAATTAGTAAAAGATAGAACTACGATTGTAATTGCACACAGATTAAGTACTATAAAACAAGCAGATCAAATTTTAGTAATTGAAGCTGGAAGCATCGCAGAAAGAGGAACGCATGATGAGTTGATTGCTAAAAAAGGTAGATATTTTGATTTGTATACTTATCAATCTAAAATTTAA
- the acs gene encoding acetate--CoA ligase → MSNYHIKHLEEYFKVYRKSIREPEVFWEEIAEEHFLWRKQWDKVLDWDFSKPEIKWFQGAKLNITENCIDRHLATRADKTAILFEPNNPEEPAEHITYNQLHERVNQFANVLKDYGVKKGDRVCIYVPMIPELAISLLACARIGAIHSVVFAGFSSTALATRINDSDCKIVITADGSYRGKKTIDLKGIVDEALEKCEGVNTVLVAKRINSDIKMKAGRDKWLQPLLDEASKECKAEIMDAEDPLFILYTSGSTGRPKGMVHTTAGYMVYTAYTFKNAFQYRENDVYWCTADIGWITGHSYIVYGPLANGATTVLFEGVPSYPDFGRFWDIIDKHKVSQFYTAPTAIRALAKHGTELIENHDLSSLKVLGSVGEPINEEAWHWYNDNVGKGKSPIIDSWWQTETGGIMITPIPYVTPTKPTYATLPFIGIQPAIMDEKGAELKGNQVEGRLCIKYPWPSIARTIWGNHQRYKETYFSAFDNMYFTGDGALRDEVGYYRITGRVDDVIIVSGHNLGTAPIEDAINEHPAIAESAIVGFPHDIKGSALYGYITLKDAGEYRDHANLQKEINQLITDRIGPIAKLDKIQFTEGLPKTRSGKIMRRILRKIACNEMDNLGDTSTLLNPEIVQKIIDHRL, encoded by the coding sequence ATGAGTAATTATCACATTAAACATTTAGAAGAATATTTTAAAGTATATAGAAAATCGATAAGAGAACCAGAGGTTTTTTGGGAAGAAATTGCCGAAGAACATTTTTTATGGAGAAAACAATGGGATAAAGTTTTAGATTGGGATTTTTCTAAACCAGAAATAAAATGGTTTCAAGGTGCTAAATTAAATATTACAGAAAATTGTATTGATAGGCATTTGGCTACAAGAGCAGACAAAACGGCTATTTTATTCGAACCGAATAATCCAGAGGAACCAGCAGAACATATTACTTATAATCAATTGCATGAAAGAGTAAATCAATTTGCGAATGTTTTAAAAGACTATGGGGTTAAAAAAGGAGATAGAGTTTGTATTTATGTACCTATGATTCCCGAATTGGCAATTTCTTTGTTGGCTTGTGCTAGAATTGGGGCTATACATTCTGTGGTTTTTGCAGGTTTTTCATCAACAGCCTTAGCAACAAGAATTAACGATTCTGATTGTAAAATAGTCATTACTGCGGATGGTTCTTACAGAGGTAAAAAAACAATTGATTTAAAAGGAATCGTAGATGAAGCTTTAGAAAAATGTGAAGGAGTAAATACTGTTTTGGTAGCAAAAAGAATCAATTCTGATATTAAGATGAAAGCTGGAAGAGATAAATGGTTGCAACCGTTATTAGATGAAGCTTCTAAAGAATGTAAAGCAGAGATAATGGATGCAGAAGATCCATTATTTATTTTATATACTTCTGGTTCTACTGGCAGACCAAAAGGAATGGTGCACACAACAGCTGGTTATATGGTGTATACAGCGTATACCTTTAAAAATGCGTTTCAATATAGAGAAAATGATGTGTATTGGTGTACTGCAGATATTGGTTGGATTACTGGTCATTCTTACATTGTTTATGGACCTTTAGCAAACGGAGCAACAACAGTATTATTTGAAGGTGTACCAAGTTATCCAGATTTTGGTCGTTTTTGGGATATAATTGACAAACATAAAGTGAGTCAGTTTTATACAGCTCCAACTGCAATTAGAGCTTTGGCAAAACATGGAACAGAATTGATAGAAAATCACGATTTATCATCCTTAAAAGTTTTGGGTTCTGTTGGTGAGCCAATTAATGAAGAAGCTTGGCACTGGTATAATGATAATGTTGGTAAAGGTAAAAGCCCGATAATAGATTCTTGGTGGCAAACAGAAACTGGCGGAATTATGATAACACCAATTCCGTATGTAACACCAACAAAACCAACATACGCAACGTTACCTTTTATAGGAATTCAACCAGCAATAATGGATGAAAAAGGAGCCGAATTAAAAGGGAATCAGGTAGAAGGAAGATTGTGTATAAAATACCCTTGGCCAAGTATTGCAAGAACAATTTGGGGAAATCACCAACGCTATAAAGAAACCTATTTTTCTGCTTTTGATAATATGTATTTTACGGGTGATGGAGCTTTAAGAGATGAAGTTGGTTATTACAGAATTACAGGTAGAGTAGATGATGTAATTATTGTTTCTGGTCATAATTTAGGAACTGCGCCAATAGAAGATGCAATTAATGAGCATCCTGCAATTGCAGAATCTGCTATTGTTGGTTTTCCTCATGATATTAAAGGAAGTGCTTTATATGGTTATATTACATTAAAAGACGCCGGTGAATATAGAGATCATGCTAATTTACAGAAGGAGATTAATCAATTAATTACAGATAGAATTGGCCCAATTGCAAAATTAGATAAAATTCAATTTACAGAAGGATTACCAAAAACACGTTCTGGCAAAATTATGAGACGTATTTTACGTAAAATAGCTTGTAATGAAATGGATAATTTAGGAGATACTAGTACATTATTAAATCCTGAAATTGTACAAAAAATTATTGATCATAGATTGTAG
- a CDS encoding sulfite exporter TauE/SafE family protein, whose translation MGIQIIFESILQNWNIILFFFIVAILYSSVGFGGGSSYLAILALTGIVFTQIRATALLCNIVVVFGNMFLFHQQKKIEWKKIISIVIFSVPMAYIGGYLKINKEFFFILLGFTLLFAAITMWISKNIISSDEKQIKINTKKNAAFGGIIGFISGMVGIGGGIFLSPLLHLTNWDTPKKIAATASFFILVNSIAGLVGQYSNPDFYIDWSLTSILLITVFIGGQIGSRMSNNYFTPIQLKKATAILIAFVGIRILIKYFF comes from the coding sequence ATGGGTATTCAAATCATTTTTGAATCAATTTTACAAAACTGGAATATTATTTTATTTTTTTTTATAGTCGCAATTTTATATTCGTCTGTAGGTTTTGGTGGTGGTTCTAGTTATTTAGCAATTTTAGCATTAACAGGCATAGTTTTTACACAAATTAGAGCAACTGCTTTATTATGTAATATTGTTGTGGTTTTTGGTAACATGTTCTTATTTCATCAGCAAAAAAAAATAGAATGGAAAAAAATAATTTCTATCGTTATATTTAGTGTTCCAATGGCATATATTGGTGGATACTTAAAAATAAATAAAGAATTTTTCTTTATATTGTTAGGTTTTACGCTTCTTTTTGCCGCAATTACTATGTGGATTTCAAAAAATATTATTTCTTCGGATGAAAAACAAATCAAAATAAATACCAAGAAAAATGCTGCTTTTGGCGGAATTATTGGTTTTATTTCTGGAATGGTAGGAATTGGCGGAGGCATTTTTTTATCGCCACTTTTGCATTTAACAAATTGGGATACTCCAAAAAAAATTGCAGCAACAGCTAGTTTTTTTATCTTAGTTAATTCTATTGCAGGACTAGTTGGACAATATTCAAATCCTGATTTTTATATTGATTGGAGTTTAACATCCATCTTATTAATTACCGTTTTTATTGGCGGACAAATTGGAAGTAGAATGAGCAACAATTACTTTACTCCTATTCAACTAAAAAAGGCAACCGCTATTTTGATTGCCTTTGTAGGAATTAGAATTTTAATAAAATATTTCTTTTAA
- a CDS encoding serine hydrolase produces MKNLLFFKSTLLTVICVFFFNVSQAQSLASKIDKILTNQFKNNETGVSALVAKDGKVLYRKAFGKANLELDVDMTSDNVFEIGSITKQFTSVSILMLLEEGKLSLDDEITKFIPDYPTNGNKITIHHLLTHTSGIKSYTSMQSFGEIATIDKTPLEFINFFKNEPMDFDPGEKYLYNNSAYFILGYIIEKVSGISYEKFLQERIFDKINMKSSYYGSHTKLIKNRASGYEKGADFVNAQYISLTLPYAAGSIMSTVDDMLKWQTAITNNVFVKKETIAKAFTNYTLNNGDKINYGYGWSLDELNDVPTIEHGGAIPGYLSMGVFVPSENVYVILFSNCGCQSPTNTALEIAALAINKPKFEAGKEVKLSIEQLNNWVGTYEFDAKVLRFITLKDGQLYSQREGSPKSFKIFPTSPTSFTFEEGFISYDFSIKDGKKVALFKNRINKVEGIFTDKVATKEKEIITVSADVLKTYEGVYEIQPGFDLTITAKENQLFAQATGQAQFELFATTETNFFLKVVKAEIEFHKNEKDEIIALTLYQGGNAMKAMKK; encoded by the coding sequence ATGAAAAATTTACTTTTTTTTAAATCGACACTATTAACAGTTATTTGCGTATTCTTTTTTAATGTAAGTCAAGCGCAAAGTTTAGCCTCTAAAATAGATAAAATATTAACCAATCAATTTAAAAATAATGAAACTGGAGTTTCTGCTTTGGTTGCTAAAGATGGAAAAGTTCTTTATAGAAAAGCTTTTGGGAAAGCGAATTTAGAATTGGATGTAGATATGACGTCAGACAATGTTTTTGAAATAGGTTCAATTACAAAACAATTTACTTCAGTTTCAATTTTGATGTTATTAGAAGAAGGTAAATTAAGTTTAGATGATGAAATCACGAAGTTTATTCCAGATTATCCAACAAACGGAAATAAAATAACAATTCATCATTTACTAACGCATACATCAGGAATTAAGAGTTATACATCAATGCAAAGCTTTGGGGAAATTGCAACAATTGATAAAACGCCTTTAGAATTTATAAATTTCTTTAAGAATGAACCAATGGATTTTGATCCAGGAGAAAAATACTTATATAATAATTCAGCGTATTTTATTTTAGGATATATTATCGAAAAAGTTAGCGGAATTTCTTATGAAAAATTTCTTCAAGAAAGAATTTTTGATAAAATAAATATGAAATCTTCTTATTATGGAAGTCATACAAAACTGATAAAAAATAGAGCTTCTGGTTATGAAAAAGGAGCCGATTTTGTAAATGCACAATATATAAGTTTAACATTGCCTTATGCTGCTGGCTCAATAATGTCTACTGTAGATGATATGTTAAAATGGCAAACAGCAATTACAAATAACGTGTTTGTAAAAAAAGAAACAATCGCAAAAGCATTTACCAATTATACTTTAAATAATGGCGATAAAATTAACTATGGTTATGGTTGGAGCTTAGATGAATTAAATGATGTGCCAACAATAGAACATGGAGGCGCAATTCCAGGGTATTTATCGATGGGTGTTTTTGTACCAAGTGAAAATGTATATGTAATTCTTTTTTCTAATTGTGGCTGTCAATCACCAACAAATACAGCTTTAGAAATCGCTGCTTTAGCAATTAATAAACCAAAGTTTGAAGCCGGAAAAGAAGTAAAATTATCAATAGAGCAATTAAATAATTGGGTGGGAACGTATGAATTTGATGCTAAAGTTTTACGCTTTATAACTTTAAAAGACGGTCAATTATATAGTCAAAGAGAAGGAAGTCCGAAATCATTTAAGATTTTTCCAACTTCGCCAACTTCTTTTACATTTGAAGAAGGGTTTATTTCGTATGATTTCTCTATAAAAGATGGAAAAAAAGTAGCACTTTTTAAAAACAGAATTAATAAAGTAGAAGGAATTTTCACAGATAAAGTAGCAACTAAAGAAAAAGAAATTATTACAGTTTCTGCGGATGTTTTAAAAACGTATGAAGGAGTTTATGAAATTCAGCCTGGTTTTGATTTAACAATTACAGCAAAAGAAAATCAATTATTTGCACAAGCAACTGGTCAAGCTCAATTTGAGTTGTTTGCAACAACTGAAACGAATTTCTTTTTAAAAGTAGTAAAAGCAGAAATTGAGTTTCATAAAAATGAGAAAGACGAAATAATTGCACTGACTTTATATCAGGGAGGAAATGCAATGAAAGCGATGAAAAAATAA
- a CDS encoding TerC family protein, protein MLKIKSMLENLFTLFMLVMLQAVLGFDNLLYISLESKKAPETDQKKVRKTGILIAIVLRIVLLFVLVSIIDFFQEPFSFLSGGIENIIKFAFNGHSIIVLVGGGFIIFTAIKEIWHMISTKGLEVSEMASDRSTKSSKAVVFSIVLMNLVFSFDSILAAIGLTSEIESSTTAFIIMAIAIVISGLLMLIMADKISVFLSKNRMYEVLGLFILFIVGIMLVTEGGHLAHLKLFGNEIVPMSKTTFYFVLAILIIVDVVQGKYQKKLAKEKK, encoded by the coding sequence ATGCTTAAAATAAAAAGCATGTTAGAAAATCTATTTACATTATTTATGTTAGTTATGTTACAAGCTGTTCTTGGTTTTGACAACTTACTATACATTTCTTTAGAATCTAAAAAAGCACCAGAAACAGATCAAAAAAAAGTTAGAAAAACAGGAATTTTAATTGCAATCGTTTTAAGAATTGTATTATTATTTGTGCTTGTTTCTATCATAGATTTTTTTCAAGAACCTTTTTCTTTTTTATCTGGCGGAATTGAAAACATCATAAAATTTGCTTTTAACGGTCACAGTATTATTGTTTTAGTTGGTGGCGGATTTATTATTTTTACTGCTATTAAAGAAATTTGGCACATGATTTCTACAAAAGGACTCGAAGTTTCTGAAATGGCTTCAGATAGAAGTACAAAATCTTCTAAAGCAGTTGTTTTTAGTATTGTTTTAATGAATTTAGTGTTTTCTTTTGATTCTATTTTAGCCGCAATTGGTCTTACAAGTGAAATTGAAAGTTCTACAACCGCTTTTATAATTATGGCAATTGCAATTGTTATTAGCGGTTTATTAATGCTAATTATGGCTGATAAAATCTCTGTTTTCTTATCAAAAAATAGAATGTATGAAGTTTTAGGATTGTTTATTCTTTTTATTGTAGGAATAATGTTAGTTACAGAAGGTGGTCATTTAGCACATCTTAAACTATTTGGAAACGAAATTGTGCCAATGAGTAAAACTACATTCTATTTTGTACTTGCAATTCTTATTATTGTTGATGTTGTTCAAGGAAAATATCAAAAGAAACTTGCTAAAGAAAAAAAATAA
- a CDS encoding glyoxalase, with protein MNKKERPILSDLVNEGTSELEKFQNEIIRPVIKMQHDLLIASFKQYLQKRKIDFSVLSDQKKRSRISSIFKTDNNYKNMTLGFIVGHFSTDEFTFYTANVSEVNKRILQIITQRIKDSITELL; from the coding sequence ATGAATAAAAAAGAAAGACCAATTTTATCAGATTTAGTAAACGAAGGAACTTCTGAATTAGAGAAATTTCAAAATGAAATAATTCGTCCTGTTATAAAAATGCAGCACGATTTATTAATTGCTTCGTTTAAACAGTATTTACAGAAACGAAAAATTGATTTTTCTGTTTTATCAGATCAGAAAAAGAGAAGTAGAATTTCATCTATTTTTAAAACAGATAACAATTATAAAAATATGACTTTAGGTTTTATCGTTGGTCATTTTTCTACGGATGAATTTACGTTTTATACGGCTAATGTATCCGAAGTAAATAAAAGAATTCTACAAATTATTACGCAAAGAATTAAAGATAGTATTACTGAATTATTATAA
- the fabV gene encoding enoyl-ACP reductase FabV, translating to MIIEPRTRGFICLTAHPTGCEKNITDQIAYVKSKGKINGAKKVLVLGSSTGFGLASRISSAFGSEAATIGVFFDKPSAPGKTGSAGYYNTAAFEKHAHEAGLYAKSINGDAFSNEIKRQTLDLIKKDLGQVDLVIYSLASPVRTHPDTGKRFKSVLKPIGGVFSNKTVDFHTGNVSEISINPAEGDDVANTVAVMGGEDWKMWMDALKAENLLSEGATTIAYSYIGPKLTEAVYRKGTIGAAKDHLEATAFTITDDLKSIGGKAFVSVNKALVTQASSAIPVIPLYISLLYKVMKAKGIHEGCIEQIQRLYSERVFGGDLDLDEKGRIRIDDWEMREDVQAEVDKLWPTATTENLSEIGDLEGYSNDFFNLFGFKVDGVDYDADVNEMVAIPSEK from the coding sequence ATGATTATAGAACCAAGAACAAGAGGATTTATTTGTTTAACTGCGCATCCAACAGGTTGTGAAAAAAATATTACAGATCAAATTGCATATGTAAAGTCGAAAGGAAAAATTAATGGCGCTAAAAAAGTTTTAGTTTTAGGGTCATCTACAGGTTTTGGATTAGCATCAAGAATTTCTAGTGCTTTTGGATCAGAAGCAGCTACAATTGGTGTCTTTTTTGATAAACCTTCTGCTCCTGGAAAAACAGGATCTGCAGGATATTACAATACAGCAGCTTTTGAAAAACATGCTCATGAAGCAGGTTTATATGCAAAAAGTATAAATGGTGATGCATTTTCAAATGAAATAAAAAGACAAACTTTAGATTTAATCAAAAAAGATTTAGGTCAGGTTGATTTGGTGATTTACAGTTTAGCATCACCAGTAAGAACACATCCAGACACTGGTAAACGTTTTAAATCGGTTTTAAAACCAATTGGCGGCGTTTTTTCTAACAAAACAGTAGATTTTCATACAGGAAATGTATCAGAAATTTCTATAAATCCTGCAGAAGGAGATGATGTTGCAAACACAGTTGCAGTTATGGGTGGTGAAGATTGGAAAATGTGGATGGACGCTTTAAAAGCAGAAAACTTATTATCCGAAGGAGCTACAACAATTGCATACTCTTATATTGGCCCAAAATTAACGGAAGCAGTTTATAGAAAAGGAACAATTGGTGCAGCAAAAGATCATTTAGAAGCAACTGCTTTTACAATTACAGATGATTTAAAATCAATTGGTGGTAAAGCCTTTGTTTCTGTAAATAAAGCTTTGGTAACGCAAGCTAGTTCTGCAATTCCTGTAATTCCGTTGTATATTTCTTTACTATATAAAGTAATGAAAGCCAAAGGAATTCACGAAGGTTGTATTGAGCAAATTCAGCGTTTATATAGCGAAAGAGTTTTTGGAGGAGATTTAGATTTAGACGAAAAAGGAAGAATTAGAATTGACGATTGGGAAATGCGAGAAGATGTACAAGCAGAAGTTGATAAATTATGGCCAACTGCAACAACAGAAAATTTATCAGAAATTGGAGATTTAGAAGGTTATAGCAACGATTTCTTTAATTTATTCGGCTTTAAAGTTGATGGTGTAGATTATGATGCAGATGTAAACGAAATGGTAGCAATACCTAGTGAAAAATAA
- a CDS encoding phosphoribosylaminoimidazolesuccinocarboxamide synthase gives MNTINETNFQFPGQKSIYKGKVREVYNINDQLLVMIATDRLSAFDVILPRQIPFKGQILNQIATKMMNETVDVVPNWLLANPDENVAVGHLCEPFKVEMVIRGYMSGHAAREYKLGKRVLCGVTLAEGLKENDKFPIPIITPSTKAANGEHDEDISREAILSKGIVSEKDYVVLEDYTRKLFERGTEIAAKRGLILVDTKYEFGKTKEGKIVLIDEIHTPDSSRYFYADGYQERQNKGEAQKQLSKEFVRQWLIENGFQGQEGQQIPEMSDEKIIEISNRYIELFEQITGEKFVKASTENVMERIEKNVNAFLAN, from the coding sequence ATGAATACAATTAACGAAACAAATTTTCAGTTTCCAGGCCAGAAATCTATATATAAAGGGAAAGTTAGAGAAGTTTATAATATAAACGACCAACTTTTAGTAATGATTGCTACTGATAGATTATCTGCTTTTGATGTTATTTTGCCGCGTCAAATTCCGTTTAAAGGTCAGATTTTAAACCAGATTGCAACAAAAATGATGAATGAAACTGTAGATGTTGTTCCTAATTGGTTATTGGCAAATCCAGATGAAAATGTTGCTGTTGGTCATTTATGCGAGCCTTTTAAAGTAGAAATGGTTATAAGAGGTTACATGTCTGGTCATGCAGCACGTGAATACAAACTTGGAAAACGAGTTTTGTGTGGAGTTACTTTAGCAGAAGGATTAAAAGAAAACGATAAGTTTCCAATACCAATTATTACGCCATCAACTAAAGCAGCAAATGGCGAACATGATGAAGATATTTCTAGAGAAGCTATTTTATCAAAAGGAATTGTTTCTGAAAAAGATTATGTAGTTTTAGAAGATTATACACGTAAATTATTTGAAAGAGGAACTGAAATTGCTGCAAAACGTGGTTTAATTTTGGTGGATACTAAATACGAATTTGGTAAAACAAAAGAGGGTAAAATTGTATTGATTGATGAAATTCATACACCAGATTCTTCTCGTTATTTTTATGCTGATGGATATCAAGAAAGACAAAATAAAGGAGAAGCTCAAAAACAATTATCAAAAGAATTTGTGCGTCAATGGTTAATAGAAAATGGTTTTCAAGGACAAGAAGGGCAACAAATTCCAGAAATGTCTGATGAAAAAATCATAGAGATTTCTAACAGATATATAGAGTTATTTGAACAAATTACAGGAGAAAAATTTGTAAAAGCTTCCACAGAAAATGTGATGGAGAGAATTGAAAAAAATGTGAACGCTTTTTTAGCAAACTAA
- a CDS encoding PhoH family protein, with amino-acid sequence MNERILELTEISPKEFFGTQNNTIEQLKKYFPKIKIVARGSKLKIYGESSVLDEFEIRFDRLIKYFNRYNKLDDNSIERILTSNGNEEKSVASKFAKDILVHGVNGKLIKPQTENQRKMVASMAKNDMLFAVGPAGTGKTYTAVALAVKALKEKEVRRIILTRPAVESGENLGFLPGDLKEKLDPYMQPLYDALRDMIPHEKLEAFIEKGVIQIAPLAFMRGRTLDNAFVILDEAQNTTHNQMKMFLTRMGKSAKFIITGDPGQIDLPRKQVSGLKESLLALKDIKGIAHVYLDDKDIVRHKLVKEIIAAYKSIETE; translated from the coding sequence TTGAACGAACGCATTTTAGAGTTAACAGAAATAAGTCCAAAAGAATTTTTTGGCACACAAAATAATACGATTGAGCAGTTAAAAAAATACTTTCCAAAAATAAAAATTGTTGCTCGCGGATCTAAATTAAAAATTTATGGAGAATCCTCCGTTTTAGATGAATTCGAAATTCGTTTTGATCGTTTAATAAAGTATTTTAATAGATATAATAAGTTAGATGATAATAGCATTGAGCGCATTTTAACATCAAACGGAAATGAAGAAAAATCTGTTGCATCAAAATTTGCTAAAGACATTTTAGTACATGGTGTTAATGGCAAATTGATAAAACCACAAACAGAAAATCAGCGTAAAATGGTTGCTTCAATGGCAAAAAACGATATGTTGTTTGCTGTTGGTCCTGCAGGAACAGGAAAAACATATACTGCTGTTGCTTTAGCTGTTAAAGCTTTAAAAGAAAAAGAAGTTAGACGAATAATTTTAACAAGACCAGCAGTAGAATCTGGAGAAAATTTAGGGTTTTTACCAGGAGATTTAAAAGAGAAATTAGATCCTTATATGCAACCTTTATATGATGCATTAAGAGATATGATTCCGCATGAAAAATTAGAAGCTTTTATAGAAAAAGGAGTCATTCAAATTGCGCCTTTGGCATTTATGAGAGGTAGAACTTTAGACAACGCATTTGTAATTTTAGATGAAGCACAAAATACAACTCATAACCAAATGAAAATGTTTTTAACCAGAATGGGAAAAAGTGCAAAATTTATTATTACTGGCGATCCTGGGCAAATAGATTTACCAAGAAAACAAGTTTCTGGTTTAAAAGAATCGTTGTTAGCTTTAAAAGATATAAAAGGTATTGCACATGTGTATTTAGATGATAAAGATATTGTAAGACATAAATTAGTAAAAGAAATTATAGCAGCATATAAAAGTATAGAAACAGAATGA